TTAGTTCACATCATTTGGTCGTTTGTGATAACTTTGGAGAACAAAAAAGCACGTCCTGTAACGTACAATTCAGGAGACAAAGTGTTAAGTCCAATAGCTCCATCGAAGAACATGTTGATTCTTGGAGGAATGGTTCTTGTATTCTTGGTAATGCACATTGCAAATTTTTGGTGGAAATTTAAGATTTCTCACGAAGGACTTACTGCAGTACATGTAATGCAAGCAGGAGTAAATGTTGAGATGGAAAATGCATACGCATTGGTTGCTGGATTTTTTAAGGCATCATCACTATATTGCATTATCTACATGGTAGGGGCAGTACTTCTAGGTCTTCACATTTCACACGGATTTTGGTCAGCTTTCCAAACAATCGGATGGAATAACAAGATATGGCTAAAACGATTGGAAGTGATTGCACGCATTTTTGCATGGTTGATTGCATTAGGCTTTGCAATTATCCCATTATACTTCATGATTAAATTCTAAGAACCTTTAAGGATTTTACAGATGAGCATTTTAGATTCGAAAACACCAGCTGGGCCTTTGGCCGAGAAATGGTCTAAACATAAAGCAAGTATTAAAGTTGTTTCACCTGCGAACAAGCGTAAACTTGACATAATCGTAGTTGGAACAGGTCTTGCGGGTGCGTCTGCAGCTGCTTCTTTGGGAGAGCTAGGATACAACGTCAAGGCATTCTGTTACCAAGATTCACCACGTCGTGCACACTCTATTGCAGCACAGGGAGGAATCAACGCAGCAAAAAACTACCAAAACGATAACGACTCTATCTATCGTCTTTTCTACGATACAATCAAAGGAGGAGACTATAGAGCAAGAGAATCAAACGTTTATCGTTTGGCAGAAGTTTCACCACTTATCATAGACCAATGTGTTGCACAAGGTGTACCTTTTGCACGTGAATATGGTGGATCACTATCTAACCGTTCTTTTGGTGGTGTACTTGTTAGTCGTACGTTCTATGCAAGAGGACAAACTGGACAGCAGTTGTTATTGGGTGCATACTCAGCATTAAACCGTCAAATCAACGAAGGAACAGTGAAGATGTACAACCGTACAGAGATGCTAGACCTAGTAGTGGTAGATGGTAAAGCAAGAGGTATCATCACTCGTGATATGATTACTGGAGAAGTACAGAGACACGGAGCACATGCAGTATGTATCTGTACAGGAGGTTATGGAAACGTATTCTTCCTTTCAACAAATGCAATGGGATGTTCTGGATCGGCAGCGGCACAGATCTATCGTCGTGGAGCTTTCATGTCGAACCCAGCATTCGTTCAAATTCACCCTACTTGTATTCCTGTTCATGGATCACAGCAATCGAAATTGACATTAATGTCAGAGTCGCTACGTAATGATGGTCGTGTATGGGTACCTAAGAAGAAAGAGGATGCAGTAAAACTTCAAAAAGGAGAGATCTCTGCAAATGATATCAAAGATGAGGATCGTGACTTCTACCTAGAGCGTCGTTACCCATCATATGGTAACCTTGTCCCTCGTGATGTGGCATCTCGTGCTGCAAAAGAGCGTTGTGATGCAGGTTTCGGAGTAAATACAGAAGGTAAAGCAGTATTCCTTGACTTCAAATATGCTATCGACCGTTTAGGGCGTGATACTATTGAGAAGCGTTACGGTAACCTTTTCCAGATGTATGAAAAGATTACAGACGTAGATCCTTATAGCAATCCTATGCAGATCTATCCTGCGATTCACTATACAATGGGTGGTATTTGGGTTGATTATAACCTGATGACAAATATTCCTGGTCTATATGCATTGGGAGAAGCAAACTTCTCTGATCATGGTGCAAACCGTCTTGGTGCATCTGCATTGATGCAAGGATTGGCAGATGGATATTTTGTTCTTCCTTATACTATCGGTGATTATCTTGCTGACGAGATTATGGTACCACGAATTGACACCAATCAATCTGCATTCGAAGAAGCAGAGAAGACTGTACAAGATCGTCTGAACCAACTTTTTAATGCAAAAGGTAACGAGCCTGTTGATTATTTCCACAAGAAATTGGGTATGATCATGTGGGATTACGTTGGGATGTCTCGTAACGAAGAAGGTCTTAAGAAAGCTGTTTCAGGGATCCGATCTCTTCGTAAAGAGTACTATTCAAACGTACTCATTCCAGGTGAATTGGATAACTTAAATCCTGAACTTGAAAAAGCAGTTCGTGTTGCAGATTCATTCGATATTGCTGAGCTTATGGCACTAGATGCACTTGAGCGTAACGAATCATGTGGAGGACACTTCCGTGAAGAGTCAGCGACAGAAGAAGGAGAAGCAAAACGTAATGACGAAACAGGGTGTTATGCTTCAGCTTGGGAATATAAAGGAGCAGGTGAAGAGCCTGTAATGCATAGAGAAGAACTTGTATTCGAGAATGTGAAACTTGTTCAACGTAGCTATAAATAATAAGGTAGATAATCCACATTACGATGGCAGATAAGATTTTAAACAAGCTATATATCAAAGTTTGGAGACAGAAAAACTCCAAATCACAAGGAGCATTTGAAACTTACGAGTTGACAAATGTTTCACAAGGAAGTTCATTCCTAGAGATGCTCGATATCCTAAACGATCAATTGATTCGTGAAGGAAATGACCCAGTTGCTTTTGATCACGATTGTCGTGAGGGTATCTGTGGAATGTGTTCTCTTTACATCAACGGTAAAGCACACGGACCAGATACAGAGATCACAACATGTCAGCTTCATATGCGTAAATTCGACGAAGGTCAAACAATTACGATTGAGCCATGGAGAGCTGGAGCATTTCCAGTAATCAAAGATTTGATCGTAAACCGTAACGCATTCGAAGAGATTCAACAAGCTGGTGGATATGTATCTGTAGGTACGGGTGGTGTTCCTGATGGAAATGCTATCCCTATTGGACAGGACGATGCAGAGGAAGCAATGGATGCTGCTGCATGTATTGGATGTGGTGCTTGTGTTGCTACATGTAAGAACTCTTCAGCAATGCTTTTCGTTTCTGCGAAAGTTTCTCAATTTGCGAAACTTCCACAAGGAAAAGTAGAAGGTAAGCGTAGAGCAAAATCAATGGTAGCGAAAATGGATGAATTAGGATTTGGTGGATGTACTAACACTGGTGCATGTGAAATCGCTTGTCCTAAAGCAATCTCTATTTCGAACATTGCTCGACTTAACAGAGAATATTTATGTGCTAAGCTTTCTGATTAATCAGATCTAAGCCCAAAGTATACTTAAAGAGCATCACAATTTGTGGTGCTCTTTTTTTGTAATAAAATCGTATGTATTAAAGAAAAATTAAGCGGAGTCCAACTAAACAGATAAAATATGTTGTGTAACTCTTAATGAATCTTAATAATGACATAAGTCATATTTTTAATATATACATTGCTATATATTCATTATTTAACGGTAAAAAACATAAATTGGATATGCGCCATATTTTTACACCACCTACAAAGAAGAAGAATCAAAAGAAAAAAAATCATTATCGGTGGTTATTGGCATTTGCAATTATAGTTCCATGGGCAATTATATCCTCTATTTTCACAGTACTTATATCAATATTATCTTCTATTGTGTTTGATGTTCCAGTAATAGAAACACAGACAGATGTATCCCAAAATATTTCTTTTGTATTTGCAATGTTACTGGGAACAATCACCACTACCTATCTTTTCACTAAGTTCATTGAGAGGAAAAAGTATAAAGTTATCGGTTTATCGATAAAAAATCGAACATCAGATATTATTACAGGACTGATCATAGGGGCACTTTGTATGCTTATTGGTTATATACTTCTGATTTCTTCGAACCAGATTAATTTCATTCGAATATACTTTAATGCAAAAGAGATCAGTATCTCTATTATCTACTTCTTTGTTGTTGCATTATCAGAAGAGATTCTATTTCGTGGTTATATTTTGAGAGTCCTCATGGATCGTTTCAGTAAATTCCATGCTTTAATAATTTCGGCTTTAGTCTTTATGTTACTTCATATATTTAATCCAAATTTGAGTTCCATCGCTTGGATCAATATTTTTCTTCTAGGGATATCATTTGGTATCACTTATATATATACGAATAATTTATGGCTACCGATATCATTCCATTTTAGTTGGAATCTATTTCAAACTCTCTTTGGTTTTAGCGTTAGTGGCGTAAGAAGTTATTCCGTTATATCGACAAAAATAGTAAGTCCAAATATCTTTAATGGAGGAGAATTTGGTTTCGAAGGATCTGCTCTAGCAATGATTTTTATTATTTGTATTACAGGTGGCTTATATAGTTTATACAGAAACGATACACTAAGCACTTTTTAACATTCAGACTTTATATAGAGGCAGGGAAATTGCATTTAAGTAATTAATAAATATTGTTATCTTTGCTACACTAGTTATGGCATATTCTGCCTTTTAGATTCTGTATTATTATTCAAGGGAGATGTCCCTTTCTAAAAAAAACATGAGTGAAGCAATAGTAAATAATTATGATAACAAGTTTGCTCTTTATTTCCTTCCATTAGAAGATCCTCGAAGAATACAAAAAGGCAATTTTATCTACCCACTTATAGAAGTTCTATTTCTTTCATTGTCAGCTATATTAAGTGGTTTTAAAACCAATGAAGATATTGCACAATTTGGAGAGCTTAAAATCGATTGGCTCAGAAAATTTTATCCGTACGCATCAGGGATTCCATCACACGATACCATTGGTCGAGTATTTAGACATTTAGATTCTTCTCTCTTTAACGAGTGTTTTATCAAGTGGTCTTCAAGCTTAACAAAGCTTACATCTAATCAAGTAATAGGTATTGATGGAAAGACCATTAAGGGATCTGCTAATGCAAAGAAGAATGCAATTCATGTTGTCTCTGCCTTTGCCTCAGATAATGGTCTATGTTTAGGACAGGTTACCACCAATAAAAAGAGTAATGAAATAACAGCCATTCCAGAATTGTTAGATCTTATTACTATCAAAGGCATGGTTGTTACAACAGATGCAATGGGCTGTCAAACTGAAATTGCAAATAAAATACTAGAAAAAGAAGGTGACTATATTCTACAAGTAAAAGGTAATCAGAAGAAAACTAAAGAGGAACTTGATATTCAGTTTAATACAGATATTGTTTGTGATTCTAATATAACAGAAGACTTTGGTCATGGAAGAATTGAAACTCGTATTTGTGATGTAATAAATGACTTTGAAGATGCTCCTATGTTGACCAAATGGAGAGGTATCCATAGTTTAATTAGAATAACAACCCAGACATTAGAATCTTCAACAAATAAAGAACGAAGTGATGTGAGGTATTACATATCCTCTTTAGATACAACAGCTGAGAGGTTTAATAAACTTATACGTTCACACTGGGCAATCGAAAATAATCTTCATTGGACACTCGATGTAAGCTTCAATGAAGATAAACAGCAGCGAAAAAAAGATCATGCAGCTGAAAATATGAATATGCTTTGTAAAATGGCTCTTAACATCTTAAAGTTGGATACGGAGAACAAAAAAACATTGAAATGGAAGAAAAATAGAGCCATATATGTCGATGAATATAGAGAAAAGCTTATCACTCGTTCACAGACTTGTTAATTCTATCTAATATCCAATCAGTTATAAATGCAATTTCCCTGTATATAGAGGTGATAAAAAACAGAATTATTATTTTATTTGTTTTTTCAAACAATTTCAATTTAATTTCGTTTCTAATATACTAGACATAACAAATAACCACTTTTCACAATGCAGTTATGTCGATAAAGTTAGTTAAAATAGAGCACCCCTTTTGAACTATATATTATGCCATATCGTAGGTTACCCAACACTGATAAAGCGAGGCTACGAGCAATTCGTAATGCTATCGATACAGCAGACAAGGAAAGTATTAACAATATACCATTCGACACAACACTCCTGTCTAAGCTACAGACATTTTATCCTTTATTTGAAACAGCCACTTTAAATCAAAAGCAGGCAATAAAAGATCAAAATAACAATAGTAAAAAATATATAAAGGCAGTAGATAACGCGAAGCTCTACCTGCAACATTTCATCCAAGTTTACAACTTTGCAGTCATTCGACATGAAATAAAGCCTGTAACTAGATCTCTTTATGGCTTAGATCAGACCAATACTAAGCTACCATCAATAAACAGTGACAAAGATCTATTGTATTGGGGAGAGAAATACATTGAAGGAGAACAACAAAGAATTGCTCAAAGAGGGAATCCAATATATTCACCATCCATTGCGGTTGTAAAAGTAAGGTTTGAGCTTTTTAAAGATCTATACTTTAGTCATAACACTTACAAAAAGAACACCCTACGTTTTTCGGAGGAAGTTTTACGATTGAGAGGGGAGGCCGATCAATATATCTTAAGGTTGTGGAATGATATCGAGGGGTACTTTTCGAAACTTTCAGCAGATCGAAAAAGAGAAAGAGCAAGTCTTTATGGAGTAGTTTATGTATATCGTCCCAACGAAAGAGCCAAAATTGAATCAAACAAGAAACAATGTAAGCTTAATATTCTAGACGAAAGTGTAATGGTTGACGTGTAATCAACCATTACTTACTTAAAATATGATAAGTACTATTCATTAAAATTCTCATCTAGAGATAAATCTTGATTTTTATTATCAATCACTTTTCTTTTAGCATAAAAAGAACGACAAGCAGGAACAAAAAGAACCACAGCCATCATCATGTATCCACTAAGCTGGGCTAAAGGAAAATCACTCTCTAGAATATCAATATTAAAAACACCAATAGTACCAAAGTATGTAAAGATAGCAATGGTTGCATTATTAATAAAATGGGCCCAAATAGAACACCATAAGCTTCCTGTATAGAAATAGATATATCCTAACATTGCTCCGAGGAAAATTCGAGGGAGTAACCCAGATAGCTCAAAATGTAACACACTAAAGATGATAGCAGCTATCCAGACCGAACGATGTATTTTATGTGATTTATTGTAGACAAGGCGTTGTATTATTCCTCTGAAAACAAGCTCCTCTCCGAATGCAGGAATCAAAGCAATCACCACCACATTGACCAACATCGATCCAAAACTTGTCACATATAACATCTTCTTCATCAAAGCCATATTGTCAGCTTCCATCTTTTCACTCCACTCTATTAGGCTCGACATAAAATCTGGAAAAGGAATCGCTTGATACAGTTCTCCAAGATAAATAGAGATTGGCATTGCCAAAAGAGCCATAAAGAAAATTAAACGGAAATATTTTGAAATATCTTTTTTAGTACCAAAAGAGAAGCCATTTATTCCCTCTTTCATGGAGGTCAATGAAAAAAACCAAGCAGAACCAACAAAGGTTGCTAATGAAGTAATCGAAATAACGAGCAACAGCTTAACTCTTGAAATTGCCTCTACATCACCACCAAAACGCATAACAACAGCAACAATCCCTGAAGCAAATTGAAATAAAAGAGCTCCCACTAATAATAAAACCACAGAGGTCGTTATACTCTTCTTTAGTTTAATATCATACATATCTATGTTCTTATATAAGATTTAATCAATCGAAGATACATATTTCGATAATACTAAAATAGAGAGCTCAAAGATTTCTATACGAATAAATTACACTGCTCCATACTTAATGAACGTTGCAAGTACTTAACACTGGGAATTAAGGAGTTAAAAATCTTTTTTATATATTTGCGTCCTAAATAAAATTTGGAAATCGTGAATATTGGAAATATAGAATTAGGCTCAATACCATTATTTTTAGCACCGATGGAAGATGTTACATATAAATCGTTCCGATATATGTGTAAGAAATATGGTGCAGATATGATGTATACTGAGTTTGTTTCATCAGAGGCACTTATTAGAGATATAGAAAAGACAAAAAGAAAGATGACTCTTTTTGAGTTTGATCGTCCTGTTGGAATCCAGATTTTTGGTCATAATATCGAATCCATGGTAGAGGCGGCCAAGATAGCAGAAGAATCAAATCCAGACATTATTGACATCAACTTTGGTTGTCCAATGAAGAAGATCGTGAATAAGGGAGCTGGTTCAGGAATGTTCCAAGACGTTCCTAAAATGATCGAGATGACAAGCCAAATAGTCAAGGCAGTCAACAAGCCAGTAACTGTAAAAACAAGACTAGGTTGGGACGAAAACAGCAAGGTAATTGTAGAAGTAGCGGAACAGTTACAAGACACCGGAATTGCTGCATTGACCTTACATGGAAGAACAAGAAAACAATTATATACAGGAGAAGCTGATTGGGATTGGATTGCTAAAGTCAAAAACAACCCCCGTATGCATATTCCTATCATTGGCAATGGAGATATCAATGGCCCTCTGAAAGCAAAAGAGTGTTTAGATAAATCAGGAGTAGATGGATTGATGATTGGAAGAGGTGCAATTGGTAGACCATGGATCTTTCAAGAGGTAAGACATTACTTAGAGACAGGAGAACTTCTTCCCCCTCCTCTTGTTCCAGAGATTGTTGAAAATGTAAAAGATCAGTTAACCCAATCCATCAATTGGAAAGACTCTCCTGAAAGAGCAGTAAAAGAGATGCGAAGACACTTTGCAAAATACTTTCCTAGTTTAAATAATTTTAGAGAGCTACGTATTAAACTTCTAAGAGCAGATGAAATTGATGAAGTTGTAATATTACTTGATGAGATTGCAGAACGCTATTCAGACACGAGGGTTGATTACACCAATATTAGCCTGAAATAAAATCATTATACAGAGAAGGTTTTTTACAATAATAAAATAGTAAAGAACCTTTCTTTTTTCATGTAAAATATTGTAAAACAAAAAAAGGATGTCCTACCGGACATCCTCAAACCTAACCTAACCTAAAATTCCTATGAAAAAATTTGCTTTTCCCTTACAATGCAAATATGCGTAATAATTTAGTTATGAGCACAAATAATTAAGTTAATCAATGTTAAACATGATTATTTTTACTATTATTAATAGTTATTGAGTTAAACGATATAAAGACTTACACGTATTTTATTAAATTCACACTCACATCGAACAATAACAAATGCACCATGATTTATTCGGCTATTATCACCTGTTTAGGAACTTTAATTTTTAATATTCCATTTGGTTACTACCGTACATA
The Prolixibacteraceae bacterium DNA segment above includes these coding regions:
- a CDS encoding ISAs1 family transposase, which translates into the protein MSEAIVNNYDNKFALYFLPLEDPRRIQKGNFIYPLIEVLFLSLSAILSGFKTNEDIAQFGELKIDWLRKFYPYASGIPSHDTIGRVFRHLDSSLFNECFIKWSSSLTKLTSNQVIGIDGKTIKGSANAKKNAIHVVSAFASDNGLCLGQVTTNKKSNEITAIPELLDLITIKGMVVTTDAMGCQTEIANKILEKEGDYILQVKGNQKKTKEELDIQFNTDIVCDSNITEDFGHGRIETRICDVINDFEDAPMLTKWRGIHSLIRITTQTLESSTNKERSDVRYYISSLDTTAERFNKLIRSHWAIENNLHWTLDVSFNEDKQQRKKDHAAENMNMLCKMALNILKLDTENKKTLKWKKNRAIYVDEYREKLITRSQTC
- a CDS encoding succinate dehydrogenase/fumarate reductase iron-sulfur subunit, with protein sequence MADKILNKLYIKVWRQKNSKSQGAFETYELTNVSQGSSFLEMLDILNDQLIREGNDPVAFDHDCREGICGMCSLYINGKAHGPDTEITTCQLHMRKFDEGQTITIEPWRAGAFPVIKDLIVNRNAFEEIQQAGGYVSVGTGGVPDGNAIPIGQDDAEEAMDAAACIGCGACVATCKNSSAMLFVSAKVSQFAKLPQGKVEGKRRAKSMVAKMDELGFGGCTNTGACEIACPKAISISNIARLNREYLCAKLSD
- a CDS encoding CPBP family intramembrane metalloprotease encodes the protein MRHIFTPPTKKKNQKKKNHYRWLLAFAIIVPWAIISSIFTVLISILSSIVFDVPVIETQTDVSQNISFVFAMLLGTITTTYLFTKFIERKKYKVIGLSIKNRTSDIITGLIIGALCMLIGYILLISSNQINFIRIYFNAKEISISIIYFFVVALSEEILFRGYILRVLMDRFSKFHALIISALVFMLLHIFNPNLSSIAWINIFLLGISFGITYIYTNNLWLPISFHFSWNLFQTLFGFSVSGVRSYSVISTKIVSPNIFNGGEFGFEGSALAMIFIICITGGLYSLYRNDTLSTF
- a CDS encoding fumarate reductase/succinate dehydrogenase flavoprotein subunit, with translation MSILDSKTPAGPLAEKWSKHKASIKVVSPANKRKLDIIVVGTGLAGASAAASLGELGYNVKAFCYQDSPRRAHSIAAQGGINAAKNYQNDNDSIYRLFYDTIKGGDYRARESNVYRLAEVSPLIIDQCVAQGVPFAREYGGSLSNRSFGGVLVSRTFYARGQTGQQLLLGAYSALNRQINEGTVKMYNRTEMLDLVVVDGKARGIITRDMITGEVQRHGAHAVCICTGGYGNVFFLSTNAMGCSGSAAAQIYRRGAFMSNPAFVQIHPTCIPVHGSQQSKLTLMSESLRNDGRVWVPKKKEDAVKLQKGEISANDIKDEDRDFYLERRYPSYGNLVPRDVASRAAKERCDAGFGVNTEGKAVFLDFKYAIDRLGRDTIEKRYGNLFQMYEKITDVDPYSNPMQIYPAIHYTMGGIWVDYNLMTNIPGLYALGEANFSDHGANRLGASALMQGLADGYFVLPYTIGDYLADEIMVPRIDTNQSAFEEAEKTVQDRLNQLFNAKGNEPVDYFHKKLGMIMWDYVGMSRNEEGLKKAVSGIRSLRKEYYSNVLIPGELDNLNPELEKAVRVADSFDIAELMALDALERNESCGGHFREESATEEGEAKRNDETGCYASAWEYKGAGEEPVMHREELVFENVKLVQRSYK
- a CDS encoding CPBP family intramembrane metalloprotease, with product MYDIKLKKSITTSVVLLLVGALLFQFASGIVAVVMRFGGDVEAISRVKLLLVISITSLATFVGSAWFFSLTSMKEGINGFSFGTKKDISKYFRLIFFMALLAMPISIYLGELYQAIPFPDFMSSLIEWSEKMEADNMALMKKMLYVTSFGSMLVNVVVIALIPAFGEELVFRGIIQRLVYNKSHKIHRSVWIAAIIFSVLHFELSGLLPRIFLGAMLGYIYFYTGSLWCSIWAHFINNATIAIFTYFGTIGVFNIDILESDFPLAQLSGYMMMAVVLFVPACRSFYAKRKVIDNKNQDLSLDENFNE
- a CDS encoding succinate dehydrogenase cytochrome b subunit; amino-acid sequence: MSSFMKSSIGKKFFMSVTGLFLITFICVHLSLNLLLIVDDSGDLFNMAAHFMATNPLIKIMEPVLALGFLVHIIWSFVITLENKKARPVTYNSGDKVLSPIAPSKNMLILGGMVLVFLVMHIANFWWKFKISHEGLTAVHVMQAGVNVEMENAYALVAGFFKASSLYCIIYMVGAVLLGLHISHGFWSAFQTIGWNNKIWLKRLEVIARIFAWLIALGFAIIPLYFMIKF
- the dusB gene encoding tRNA dihydrouridine synthase DusB — its product is MNIGNIELGSIPLFLAPMEDVTYKSFRYMCKKYGADMMYTEFVSSEALIRDIEKTKRKMTLFEFDRPVGIQIFGHNIESMVEAAKIAEESNPDIIDINFGCPMKKIVNKGAGSGMFQDVPKMIEMTSQIVKAVNKPVTVKTRLGWDENSKVIVEVAEQLQDTGIAALTLHGRTRKQLYTGEADWDWIAKVKNNPRMHIPIIGNGDINGPLKAKECLDKSGVDGLMIGRGAIGRPWIFQEVRHYLETGELLPPPLVPEIVENVKDQLTQSINWKDSPERAVKEMRRHFAKYFPSLNNFRELRIKLLRADEIDEVVILLDEIAERYSDTRVDYTNISLK